From the Microbacterium profundi genome, the window CCATCTCCCAGCGGGTCGCGCCGAGAGCGAGTGCGGCCTCTTCGTGCAGCTTGGGTGTCTGGAGGAATATCTCACGGCAGATCGCTGTGATGATCGGCAGGATCATGACGGCGAGGACGAGGGATGCCGTCAGGATCGTCTTGCCCGTGCCGGACGGCGTACCGCCGAAGATCGGGATCCACCCGAGGTTCGTGTTGAGCCACTTGTAGAACGGCACGAGCATGGGCGCGAACGTGAGCGCGCCCCACAGCCCGAACACCACAGACGGGACAGCTGCGAGCAGGTCGATGATGTAGCCCAGCACCCCAGCGAGCCGACGCGGGGCGTAATGGGAGATGAACAGCGCGATACCGACGGCGATCGGGGCCGCGATGACCAGAGCGATCAGGCTCGACCACAGCGTGCCGAAGACGAACGGCCAGACCCACGTGATGAACGACTGTCCCTCGAGGATCTGGTTGTTCGAGGTGTCAGGCGCGAACGCCGGGATCGCCTGCACGACCAGGAAGACGGCGACTGCGGCCAGGGTGACGAGGATGACGATGCCGGCGCCGAGCGCGGTGCCGGAGAAGATCCGATCTCCTGGACGCAGGACGGCCTTCGGCGACACGGCCGAACGGGTGCTCTCGGTGTCCGTCGTGGTGGTGGTCATCTGAGCGGCTCCACGGGTGTTCGGAGGGACATGCGGGGTGTGTTCATGCGGGTGCCCCCGCGGCGCTGGTTCGATCGATTCGACCAGCGCCGCAGGGGCTTCAGCACAGCTCTCAGCCTATGACTGAGGATCCGTGTTACTCAGTGACGATCGCGTCGATCGCTGCGTCGACCTTCTCGCGCAGGTCGTCCGAGATCGGGGCGCTGCCGGCAGCCTCTGCGGCGACGTCCTGGCCCTCAGCCGATGCGACGTACTGGAAGTATCCCTTGACGAGCGCGGCGACCTCAGTGTCTTCGTAGTCGACGCAGCCGATGAGGTACGACACCAGGGCGATCGGGTACGACCCCGCCGGAGCCGCAGCCGGGTCGACCGCGAACGCGAGGTCGTTAGCCGAACGGCCCTCCTCGAGCGGCGAAGCCGCGACCAGTGCGGATGCTGCCTCGGCCGAGTAGGGGACGTACTCGCCCTCGACCTCGACAGCGACCTGACCGAGCTCTGAAGCCTGCGAAGCGTCGGCGAAGCCGATGTAGCCGACGCCGTTCGTGATGGCACTCACCACACCGGAGGTGCCGTCGGCAGCCTCACCGGTCGACAGCGGCCACTCGTCGCTGGCCTCGTTCGTCCACACCTCGGGTGCGACGGCCTCGAGGTAGCTGGTGAAGGTCTCCTGCGTGCCCGACGCGTCAGCGCGGTGCACCGGGACGATCGCCTGGTCGGGGAGCGTCGCATCCGGGTTCCGGTCGGCGATGGCCGGATCGTTCCAGTTGGTGATGGTGCCGGCGAAGATGCCTGCGATCGTCGCGCCATCGAGGTTCAGCTCGTCGATACCCTCGAGGTTGAATGCGACGGCGACGGGGGAGATGTAGACCGGGATCTCGACGATATCGTCCGAGGTGCACGAGCCGAAGCCGCCTGCGGCGATCTCCTCGGCGTTGAACGCACGGTCGGAGCCGATGAAGTTCGACGAGCCGGCGAGGAAGTTCTCGCGGCCGGTGCCGGAACCCGTGGCGGTGTAGTTGATCGT encodes:
- the pstC gene encoding phosphate ABC transporter permease subunit PstC — translated: MTTTTTDTESTRSAVSPKAVLRPGDRIFSGTALGAGIVILVTLAAVAVFLVVQAIPAFAPDTSNNQILEGQSFITWVWPFVFGTLWSSLIALVIAAPIAVGIALFISHYAPRRLAGVLGYIIDLLAAVPSVVFGLWGALTFAPMLVPFYKWLNTNLGWIPIFGGTPSGTGKTILTASLVLAVMILPIITAICREIFLQTPKLHEEAALALGATRWEMVRMAVLPFARSGIVSGAMLGLGRALGETMAVTLVLSPLGIVTFNLLNPENPTTIPAIIALRFPEAHDEGVNTLIAAGLILFIVTFAVNFVARWIVSRRAEFSGAN
- the pstS gene encoding phosphate ABC transporter substrate-binding protein PstS translates to MKISRIARIGAVGAVAALALAGCAANEGGTPEGSTEPSTSTLSGSIEATGASSQEAAQQSWVAAFQTANPDTTINYTATGSGTGRENFLAGSSNFIGSDRAFNAEEIAAGGFGSCTSDDIVEIPVYISPVAVAFNLEGIDELNLDGATIAGIFAGTITNWNDPAIADRNPDATLPDQAIVPVHRADASGTQETFTSYLEAVAPEVWTNEASDEWPLSTGEAADGTSGVVSAITNGVGYIGFADASQASELGQVAVEVEGEYVPYSAEAASALVAASPLEEGRSANDLAFAVDPAAAPAGSYPIALVSYLIGCVDYEDTEVAALVKGYFQYVASAEGQDVAAEAAGSAPISDDLREKVDAAIDAIVTE